Proteins from a single region of Felis catus isolate Fca126 chromosome B4, F.catus_Fca126_mat1.0, whole genome shotgun sequence:
- the LOC123386477 gene encoding uncharacterized protein LOC123386477 isoform X2 has protein sequence MMPGSPGKQILHESVFKGGYYGYVAILKMRRSSSLHSTNIHYVLLRGMNWAWDSRSGGDWPGFSLQESVSVETKSDVRTTERKRKFRRAQMEAEGTCTFPRGTKVNLKVQRMDASNAKCAVGVLESIPDTGRTEGPPSRDQRSAQSTEVPAEQN, from the exons AGTGTTTTCAAAGGAGGATATTATGGTTATGTGGCAATATTAAAAATGAGGAGAAGTTCATCgcttcactcaacaaatattcactatGTTCTGCTCCGTGGCATGAACTGGGCCTGGGACAGCAGAAGTGGAGGAGACTGGCCTGGCTTCAGCCTTCAGGAATCTGTGTCTGTGGAGACAAAGAGTGATGTCCGTacaacagaaaggaagagaaagtttaGGAGAGCACAGATGGAGGCAGAGGGGACATGCACATTTCCCAGAGGGACAAAAGTGAACCTGAAGGTCCAAAGGATGGATGCGAGCAATGCAAAGTGTGCTGTGGGGGTTTTGGAGAGCATTCCAGACACAGGAAGAACAGAAGGGCCACCCTCTAGGGACCAGCGGTCTGCACAGAGCACAGAGGTGCCAGCAGAGCAG AACTGA
- the LOC123386477 gene encoding uncharacterized protein LOC123386477 isoform X1, which translates to MMPGSPGKQILHESVFKGGYYGYVAILKMRRSSSLHSTNIHYVLLRGMNWAWDSRSGGDWPGFSLQESVSVETKSDVRTTERKRKFRRAQMEAEGTCTFPRGTKVNLKVQRMDASNAKCAVGVLESIPDTGRTEGPPSRDQRSAQSTEVPAEQVSSIWPLLCPPRAHPGTQLPHTQQHPPLHTEVANACQANSYEYINLSPG; encoded by the coding sequence AGTGTTTTCAAAGGAGGATATTATGGTTATGTGGCAATATTAAAAATGAGGAGAAGTTCATCgcttcactcaacaaatattcactatGTTCTGCTCCGTGGCATGAACTGGGCCTGGGACAGCAGAAGTGGAGGAGACTGGCCTGGCTTCAGCCTTCAGGAATCTGTGTCTGTGGAGACAAAGAGTGATGTCCGTacaacagaaaggaagagaaagtttaGGAGAGCACAGATGGAGGCAGAGGGGACATGCACATTTCCCAGAGGGACAAAAGTGAACCTGAAGGTCCAAAGGATGGATGCGAGCAATGCAAAGTGTGCTGTGGGGGTTTTGGAGAGCATTCCAGACACAGGAAGAACAGAAGGGCCACCCTCTAGGGACCAGCGGTCTGCACAGAGCACAGAGGTGCCAGCAGAGCAGGTGAGTAGCATCTggcccctgctctgccctccaCGTGCACATCCTGGCACACAGCTGCCCCACACCCAACAACATCCTCCTCTCCACACGGAAGTAGCAAATGCTTGCCAAGCCAACTCCTATGAGTATATTAATTTGAGTCCAGGATAA